In a single window of the Vitis vinifera cultivar Pinot Noir 40024 chromosome 6, ASM3070453v1 genome:
- the LOC100267374 gene encoding interactor of constitutive active ROPs 3 isoform X1, translating into MQTPKASKSSPSGAPQKISPRTVRQLKTTSLESDSASSSNQASRTPKDKSPKVIERRSPRSPVSELQKKRPNKVTELESQISKLQEDLKKAKDQLSSSESWKRSAQQDAEESKKQLSAMSSKLEESQRQLLELSASEEDRVIELQKISQERDRAWESELRAVEKQHSVDSAALASAMSEIQRLKSQLEMKVESQVAQTKHTESADSELHSLKENLAETLSLVENMKNQLKDSKESEAQAQALASETLLQLETAKSTIEALRTDGIKAAETYNSISLELNESRARVNFLEGLVSKLKTDLTEARSSSPNYAGNDNLDEQQASEHEEIEESNQLKAELASLKIEVGQLKSALDAAEIRYHEEHVQSTVQIRSAYEHVEHVKSASSSRQAELQVELEKTKADIEELKANLMDKETELQGISEENEGLMMKLQSNLSCQREYELERELKKSKEDVAKLKENLMDKETEFQYVVDENETLKLEMKKREMDKGKFGDGIASEIEAARAAEQEALLKLGYVMEEADKSSRRAARVAEQLEATQVANSEMEAELRKLKVQSDQWRKAAEAAAAMLSAGSNGKLTEKTGSLDSNYNHITGKITSPYSEDLDDESPKKKNGNVLKKIGVLWKKPHK; encoded by the exons ATGCAGACTCCAAAAGCAAG CAAAAGTAGTCCTTCAGGAGCACCTCAAAAGATCTCTCCTCGAACTGTACGCCAACTCAAGACAACTTCCTTAGAGTCTGACTCTGCATCCTCTTCGAATCAAGCAAGTAGAACACCAAAAGATAAAAGCCCTAAGGTTATTGAGCGCAGGTCACCCAGAAGCCCAGTGTCTGAG CTCCAGAAAAAACGCCCAAACAAAGTGACCGAATTGGAATCTCAGATCTCTAAGCTTCAGGAGGATCTGAAGAAGGCAAAGGATCAGTTGAGTTCTTCTGAATCATGGAAAAGGAGTGCTCAACAAGATGCCGAGGAATCCAAGAAGCAGCTATCAGCCATGTCATCAAAGCTTGAAGAGTCCCAGAGGCAGCTTCTTGAGCTGTCTGCTTCTGAGGAAGATCGTGTCATTGAGCTTCAAAAGATCTCACAAGAAAGGGATCGAGCATGGGAGTCAGAGCTCAGGGCTGTCGAGAAGCAGCATTCTGTTGACTCAGCTGCCTTGGCCTCTGCCATGAGCGAGATTCAGCGGCTGAAATCCCAGCTTGAAATGAAAGTTGAATCTCAGGTTGCTCAGACCAAGCATACAGAATCAGCTGACTCTGAGCTTCATAGCTTGAAAGAAAACCTTGCAGAAACCCTCTCTCTTGTGGAGAACATGAAAAACCAGCTAAAGGATTCGAAAGAATCAGAGGCTCAGGCCCAAGCACTGGCTAGTGAAACGCTTCTGCAATTGGAAACTGCAAAAAGTACCATAGAGGCACTCAGAACAGATGGTATTAAAGCCGCAGAGACTTATAACTCCATCTCTTTGGAGTTAAATGAGTCAAGAGCACGTGTAAACTTTCTAGAAGGACTAGTAAGCAAGCTTAAGACAGATCTTACTGAAGCTCGCAGCAGTTCCCCAAATTATGCAGGTAATGATAATCTTGATGAGCAGCAAGCTTCAGAACATGAGGAAATAGAAGAGTCGAATCAACTCAAAGCAGAGCTTGCTTCTCTGAAAATTGAAGTGGGACAGTTAAAATCTGCTCTGGATGCTGCTGAGATCAGATACCACGAAGAACATGTTCAGAGCACAGTCCAGATTAGAAGTGCTTATGAGCATGTAGAGCATGTGAAGTCTGCATCAAGTTCGAGACAGGCTGAACTACAGGTGGAActagagaaaacaaaggctgATATTGAAGAGTTGAAGGCAAACTTGATGGATAAGGAAACTGAATTACAGGGTATTTCAGAGGAGAATGAGGGGCTGATGATGAAGCTTCAGAGTAACTTGTCATGCCAGAGAGAATATGAACTGGAAAGGGAGCTTAAGAAATCAAAGGAGGATGTTGCAAAACTGAAGGAAAATTTGATGGATAAGGAGACAGAATTTCAGTATGTAGTAGACGAGAATGAGACGCTGAAAttggaaatgaagaaaagagaaatggaCAAGGGCAAATTTGGTGATGGCATTGCTTCCGAAATAGAGGCAGCAAGAGCTGCAGAGCAAGAAGCTCTCTTGAAGCTGGGGTATGTGATGGAGGAGGCAGATAAGAGTAGCAGGAGGGCAGCTCGGGTGGCTGAACAGCTAGAGGCAACACAGGTGGCAAATTCTGAAATGGAAGCAGAGCTGAGGAAGCTCAAGGTGCAATCGGACCAGTGGAGGAAGGCCGCAGAGGCTGCTGCAGCTATGCTTTCAGCAGGCAGCAATGGAAAGTTGACTGAGAAAACAGGATCTCTGGACAGTAACTATAATCACATTACTGGGAAGATCACTTCACCTTACTCAGAAGACTTGGACGATGAATCACCCAAGAAGAAAAACGGGAACGTGCTAAAGAAGATTGGGGTGTTATGGAAGAAGCCACATAAATAA
- the LOC100267374 gene encoding interactor of constitutive active ROPs 3 isoform X3: protein MQTPKASKSSPSGAPQKISPRTVRQLKTTSLESDSASSSNQASRTPKDKSPKVIERRSPRSPVSEKKRPNKVTELESQISKLQEDLKKAKDQLSSSESWKRSAQQDAEESKKQLSAMSSKLEESQRQLLELSASEEDRVIELQKISQERDRAWESELRAVEKQHSVDSAALASAMSEIQRLKSQLEMKVESQVAQTKHTESADSELHSLKENLAETLSLVENMKNQLKDSKESEAQAQALASETLLQLETAKSTIEALRTDGIKAAETYNSISLELNESRARVNFLEGLVSKLKTDLTEARSSSPNYAGNDNLDEQQASEHEEIEESNQLKAELASLKIEVGQLKSALDAAEIRYHEEHVQSTVQIRSAYEHVEHVKSASSSRQAELQVELEKTKADIEELKANLMDKETELQGISEENEGLMMKLQSNLSCQREYELERELKKSKEDVAKLKENLMDKETEFQYVVDENETLKLEMKKREMDKGKFGDGIASEIEAARAAEQEALLKLGYVMEEADKSSRRAARVAEQLEATQVANSEMEAELRKLKVQSDQWRKAAEAAAAMLSAGSNGKLTEKTGSLDSNYNHITGKITSPYSEDLDDESPKKKNGNVLKKIGVLWKKPHK, encoded by the exons ATGCAGACTCCAAAAGCAAG CAAAAGTAGTCCTTCAGGAGCACCTCAAAAGATCTCTCCTCGAACTGTACGCCAACTCAAGACAACTTCCTTAGAGTCTGACTCTGCATCCTCTTCGAATCAAGCAAGTAGAACACCAAAAGATAAAAGCCCTAAGGTTATTGAGCGCAGGTCACCCAGAAGCCCAGTGTCTGAG AAAAAACGCCCAAACAAAGTGACCGAATTGGAATCTCAGATCTCTAAGCTTCAGGAGGATCTGAAGAAGGCAAAGGATCAGTTGAGTTCTTCTGAATCATGGAAAAGGAGTGCTCAACAAGATGCCGAGGAATCCAAGAAGCAGCTATCAGCCATGTCATCAAAGCTTGAAGAGTCCCAGAGGCAGCTTCTTGAGCTGTCTGCTTCTGAGGAAGATCGTGTCATTGAGCTTCAAAAGATCTCACAAGAAAGGGATCGAGCATGGGAGTCAGAGCTCAGGGCTGTCGAGAAGCAGCATTCTGTTGACTCAGCTGCCTTGGCCTCTGCCATGAGCGAGATTCAGCGGCTGAAATCCCAGCTTGAAATGAAAGTTGAATCTCAGGTTGCTCAGACCAAGCATACAGAATCAGCTGACTCTGAGCTTCATAGCTTGAAAGAAAACCTTGCAGAAACCCTCTCTCTTGTGGAGAACATGAAAAACCAGCTAAAGGATTCGAAAGAATCAGAGGCTCAGGCCCAAGCACTGGCTAGTGAAACGCTTCTGCAATTGGAAACTGCAAAAAGTACCATAGAGGCACTCAGAACAGATGGTATTAAAGCCGCAGAGACTTATAACTCCATCTCTTTGGAGTTAAATGAGTCAAGAGCACGTGTAAACTTTCTAGAAGGACTAGTAAGCAAGCTTAAGACAGATCTTACTGAAGCTCGCAGCAGTTCCCCAAATTATGCAGGTAATGATAATCTTGATGAGCAGCAAGCTTCAGAACATGAGGAAATAGAAGAGTCGAATCAACTCAAAGCAGAGCTTGCTTCTCTGAAAATTGAAGTGGGACAGTTAAAATCTGCTCTGGATGCTGCTGAGATCAGATACCACGAAGAACATGTTCAGAGCACAGTCCAGATTAGAAGTGCTTATGAGCATGTAGAGCATGTGAAGTCTGCATCAAGTTCGAGACAGGCTGAACTACAGGTGGAActagagaaaacaaaggctgATATTGAAGAGTTGAAGGCAAACTTGATGGATAAGGAAACTGAATTACAGGGTATTTCAGAGGAGAATGAGGGGCTGATGATGAAGCTTCAGAGTAACTTGTCATGCCAGAGAGAATATGAACTGGAAAGGGAGCTTAAGAAATCAAAGGAGGATGTTGCAAAACTGAAGGAAAATTTGATGGATAAGGAGACAGAATTTCAGTATGTAGTAGACGAGAATGAGACGCTGAAAttggaaatgaagaaaagagaaatggaCAAGGGCAAATTTGGTGATGGCATTGCTTCCGAAATAGAGGCAGCAAGAGCTGCAGAGCAAGAAGCTCTCTTGAAGCTGGGGTATGTGATGGAGGAGGCAGATAAGAGTAGCAGGAGGGCAGCTCGGGTGGCTGAACAGCTAGAGGCAACACAGGTGGCAAATTCTGAAATGGAAGCAGAGCTGAGGAAGCTCAAGGTGCAATCGGACCAGTGGAGGAAGGCCGCAGAGGCTGCTGCAGCTATGCTTTCAGCAGGCAGCAATGGAAAGTTGACTGAGAAAACAGGATCTCTGGACAGTAACTATAATCACATTACTGGGAAGATCACTTCACCTTACTCAGAAGACTTGGACGATGAATCACCCAAGAAGAAAAACGGGAACGTGCTAAAGAAGATTGGGGTGTTATGGAAGAAGCCACATAAATAA
- the LOC100267374 gene encoding interactor of constitutive active ROPs 3 isoform X2: MQTPKARSSPSGAPQKISPRTVRQLKTTSLESDSASSSNQASRTPKDKSPKVIERRSPRSPVSELQKKRPNKVTELESQISKLQEDLKKAKDQLSSSESWKRSAQQDAEESKKQLSAMSSKLEESQRQLLELSASEEDRVIELQKISQERDRAWESELRAVEKQHSVDSAALASAMSEIQRLKSQLEMKVESQVAQTKHTESADSELHSLKENLAETLSLVENMKNQLKDSKESEAQAQALASETLLQLETAKSTIEALRTDGIKAAETYNSISLELNESRARVNFLEGLVSKLKTDLTEARSSSPNYAGNDNLDEQQASEHEEIEESNQLKAELASLKIEVGQLKSALDAAEIRYHEEHVQSTVQIRSAYEHVEHVKSASSSRQAELQVELEKTKADIEELKANLMDKETELQGISEENEGLMMKLQSNLSCQREYELERELKKSKEDVAKLKENLMDKETEFQYVVDENETLKLEMKKREMDKGKFGDGIASEIEAARAAEQEALLKLGYVMEEADKSSRRAARVAEQLEATQVANSEMEAELRKLKVQSDQWRKAAEAAAAMLSAGSNGKLTEKTGSLDSNYNHITGKITSPYSEDLDDESPKKKNGNVLKKIGVLWKKPHK; encoded by the exons ATGCAGACTCCAAAAGCAAG AAGTAGTCCTTCAGGAGCACCTCAAAAGATCTCTCCTCGAACTGTACGCCAACTCAAGACAACTTCCTTAGAGTCTGACTCTGCATCCTCTTCGAATCAAGCAAGTAGAACACCAAAAGATAAAAGCCCTAAGGTTATTGAGCGCAGGTCACCCAGAAGCCCAGTGTCTGAG CTCCAGAAAAAACGCCCAAACAAAGTGACCGAATTGGAATCTCAGATCTCTAAGCTTCAGGAGGATCTGAAGAAGGCAAAGGATCAGTTGAGTTCTTCTGAATCATGGAAAAGGAGTGCTCAACAAGATGCCGAGGAATCCAAGAAGCAGCTATCAGCCATGTCATCAAAGCTTGAAGAGTCCCAGAGGCAGCTTCTTGAGCTGTCTGCTTCTGAGGAAGATCGTGTCATTGAGCTTCAAAAGATCTCACAAGAAAGGGATCGAGCATGGGAGTCAGAGCTCAGGGCTGTCGAGAAGCAGCATTCTGTTGACTCAGCTGCCTTGGCCTCTGCCATGAGCGAGATTCAGCGGCTGAAATCCCAGCTTGAAATGAAAGTTGAATCTCAGGTTGCTCAGACCAAGCATACAGAATCAGCTGACTCTGAGCTTCATAGCTTGAAAGAAAACCTTGCAGAAACCCTCTCTCTTGTGGAGAACATGAAAAACCAGCTAAAGGATTCGAAAGAATCAGAGGCTCAGGCCCAAGCACTGGCTAGTGAAACGCTTCTGCAATTGGAAACTGCAAAAAGTACCATAGAGGCACTCAGAACAGATGGTATTAAAGCCGCAGAGACTTATAACTCCATCTCTTTGGAGTTAAATGAGTCAAGAGCACGTGTAAACTTTCTAGAAGGACTAGTAAGCAAGCTTAAGACAGATCTTACTGAAGCTCGCAGCAGTTCCCCAAATTATGCAGGTAATGATAATCTTGATGAGCAGCAAGCTTCAGAACATGAGGAAATAGAAGAGTCGAATCAACTCAAAGCAGAGCTTGCTTCTCTGAAAATTGAAGTGGGACAGTTAAAATCTGCTCTGGATGCTGCTGAGATCAGATACCACGAAGAACATGTTCAGAGCACAGTCCAGATTAGAAGTGCTTATGAGCATGTAGAGCATGTGAAGTCTGCATCAAGTTCGAGACAGGCTGAACTACAGGTGGAActagagaaaacaaaggctgATATTGAAGAGTTGAAGGCAAACTTGATGGATAAGGAAACTGAATTACAGGGTATTTCAGAGGAGAATGAGGGGCTGATGATGAAGCTTCAGAGTAACTTGTCATGCCAGAGAGAATATGAACTGGAAAGGGAGCTTAAGAAATCAAAGGAGGATGTTGCAAAACTGAAGGAAAATTTGATGGATAAGGAGACAGAATTTCAGTATGTAGTAGACGAGAATGAGACGCTGAAAttggaaatgaagaaaagagaaatggaCAAGGGCAAATTTGGTGATGGCATTGCTTCCGAAATAGAGGCAGCAAGAGCTGCAGAGCAAGAAGCTCTCTTGAAGCTGGGGTATGTGATGGAGGAGGCAGATAAGAGTAGCAGGAGGGCAGCTCGGGTGGCTGAACAGCTAGAGGCAACACAGGTGGCAAATTCTGAAATGGAAGCAGAGCTGAGGAAGCTCAAGGTGCAATCGGACCAGTGGAGGAAGGCCGCAGAGGCTGCTGCAGCTATGCTTTCAGCAGGCAGCAATGGAAAGTTGACTGAGAAAACAGGATCTCTGGACAGTAACTATAATCACATTACTGGGAAGATCACTTCACCTTACTCAGAAGACTTGGACGATGAATCACCCAAGAAGAAAAACGGGAACGTGCTAAAGAAGATTGGGGTGTTATGGAAGAAGCCACATAAATAA
- the LOC100267374 gene encoding interactor of constitutive active ROPs 3 isoform X4, with protein MSSKLEESQRQLLELSASEEDRVIELQKISQERDRAWESELRAVEKQHSVDSAALASAMSEIQRLKSQLEMKVESQVAQTKHTESADSELHSLKENLAETLSLVENMKNQLKDSKESEAQAQALASETLLQLETAKSTIEALRTDGIKAAETYNSISLELNESRARVNFLEGLVSKLKTDLTEARSSSPNYAGNDNLDEQQASEHEEIEESNQLKAELASLKIEVGQLKSALDAAEIRYHEEHVQSTVQIRSAYEHVEHVKSASSSRQAELQVELEKTKADIEELKANLMDKETELQGISEENEGLMMKLQSNLSCQREYELERELKKSKEDVAKLKENLMDKETEFQYVVDENETLKLEMKKREMDKGKFGDGIASEIEAARAAEQEALLKLGYVMEEADKSSRRAARVAEQLEATQVANSEMEAELRKLKVQSDQWRKAAEAAAAMLSAGSNGKLTEKTGSLDSNYNHITGKITSPYSEDLDDESPKKKNGNVLKKIGVLWKKPHK; from the coding sequence ATGTCATCAAAGCTTGAAGAGTCCCAGAGGCAGCTTCTTGAGCTGTCTGCTTCTGAGGAAGATCGTGTCATTGAGCTTCAAAAGATCTCACAAGAAAGGGATCGAGCATGGGAGTCAGAGCTCAGGGCTGTCGAGAAGCAGCATTCTGTTGACTCAGCTGCCTTGGCCTCTGCCATGAGCGAGATTCAGCGGCTGAAATCCCAGCTTGAAATGAAAGTTGAATCTCAGGTTGCTCAGACCAAGCATACAGAATCAGCTGACTCTGAGCTTCATAGCTTGAAAGAAAACCTTGCAGAAACCCTCTCTCTTGTGGAGAACATGAAAAACCAGCTAAAGGATTCGAAAGAATCAGAGGCTCAGGCCCAAGCACTGGCTAGTGAAACGCTTCTGCAATTGGAAACTGCAAAAAGTACCATAGAGGCACTCAGAACAGATGGTATTAAAGCCGCAGAGACTTATAACTCCATCTCTTTGGAGTTAAATGAGTCAAGAGCACGTGTAAACTTTCTAGAAGGACTAGTAAGCAAGCTTAAGACAGATCTTACTGAAGCTCGCAGCAGTTCCCCAAATTATGCAGGTAATGATAATCTTGATGAGCAGCAAGCTTCAGAACATGAGGAAATAGAAGAGTCGAATCAACTCAAAGCAGAGCTTGCTTCTCTGAAAATTGAAGTGGGACAGTTAAAATCTGCTCTGGATGCTGCTGAGATCAGATACCACGAAGAACATGTTCAGAGCACAGTCCAGATTAGAAGTGCTTATGAGCATGTAGAGCATGTGAAGTCTGCATCAAGTTCGAGACAGGCTGAACTACAGGTGGAActagagaaaacaaaggctgATATTGAAGAGTTGAAGGCAAACTTGATGGATAAGGAAACTGAATTACAGGGTATTTCAGAGGAGAATGAGGGGCTGATGATGAAGCTTCAGAGTAACTTGTCATGCCAGAGAGAATATGAACTGGAAAGGGAGCTTAAGAAATCAAAGGAGGATGTTGCAAAACTGAAGGAAAATTTGATGGATAAGGAGACAGAATTTCAGTATGTAGTAGACGAGAATGAGACGCTGAAAttggaaatgaagaaaagagaaatggaCAAGGGCAAATTTGGTGATGGCATTGCTTCCGAAATAGAGGCAGCAAGAGCTGCAGAGCAAGAAGCTCTCTTGAAGCTGGGGTATGTGATGGAGGAGGCAGATAAGAGTAGCAGGAGGGCAGCTCGGGTGGCTGAACAGCTAGAGGCAACACAGGTGGCAAATTCTGAAATGGAAGCAGAGCTGAGGAAGCTCAAGGTGCAATCGGACCAGTGGAGGAAGGCCGCAGAGGCTGCTGCAGCTATGCTTTCAGCAGGCAGCAATGGAAAGTTGACTGAGAAAACAGGATCTCTGGACAGTAACTATAATCACATTACTGGGAAGATCACTTCACCTTACTCAGAAGACTTGGACGATGAATCACCCAAGAAGAAAAACGGGAACGTGCTAAAGAAGATTGGGGTGTTATGGAAGAAGCCACATAAATAA
- the LOC100265528 gene encoding small ribosomal subunit protein uS12 — MGKTRGMGAGRKLKSHRIRQRWADKAYKKSNLGNEWKKPFAGSSHAKGIVLEKIGIEAKQPNSAIRKCARVQLIKNGKKIAAFVPNDGCLNYIEENDEVLIAGFGRKGHAVGDIPGVRFKVVKVSGVSLLALFKEKKEKPRS; from the exons ATGGG GAAGACACGTGGAATGGGAGCTGGTCGCAAGCTGAAGTCCCACCGTATAAGGCAAAGGTGGGCTGACAAGGCATATAAGAAGTCCAACCTTGGCAATGAATGGAAGAAACCATTTGCTGGGTCCTCCCATGCAAAGGGCATTGTTCTTGAGAAAAT TGGTATAGAGGCAAAACAGCCAAACTCTGCTATTAGAAAATGTGCTCGTGTTCAGCTGATTAAGAATGGGAAGAAGATTGCTGCCTTTGTACCAAATGATGGTTGCTTAAATTATATTGAAGAAAAT GATGAGGTGCTGATAGCAGGATTTGGTCGTAAGGGGCATGCTGTTGGAGATATTCCCGGTGTCAGATTCAAGGTTGTGAAGGTATCCGGTGTGTCTCTTTTGGCTCTCTTCaaagagaagaaggagaagCCAAGGTCCTAA
- the LOC100243211 gene encoding dof zinc finger protein DOF2.1: MDASSAQRQEMDTQSLESMLVCSKAQQERKPRPPEQALKCPRCDSTNTKFCYYNNYSLSQPRYFCKSCRRYWTKGGTLRNVPVGGGCRKNKRSSSSSSSKRTQDQPLTTNPNPLNVLPPLTYDSNDLTLAFARLQKQTGGQLGYDDHHHDLALMGNPNNTHCDVLGNQCVNTCGTTTPGLLDALRTNFLETPSGYHNLYYGFGNGGMGGEVENGGVGGEHMVLPYEEMSGATTTAVTVTTMKQELCHGREGENRVLWGFPWQQLNPDGSMGEVDSGRESWNGLASSWHGLLNSPLM; encoded by the exons ATGGATGCCTCAAGTGCACAACGCCAG GAAATGGATACCCAGTCACTAGAAAGCATGTTGGTTTGCTCAAAAGCACAGCAGGAGAGGAAACCAAGGCCACCAGAACAAGCTCTAAAATGCCCAAGATGTGATTCCACCAATACCAAGTTCTGTTACTACAACAACTACAGTCTGTCTCAGCCAAGGTACTTCTGCAAGTCATGCAGGAGGTACTGGACCAAAGGAGGAACCCTAAGGAATGTTCCTGTTGGGGGAGGGTGCAGGAAGAACAAGAGATCATCATCGTCTTCATCATCCAAAAGGACCCAAGATCAACCACTCACAACCAATCCCAATCCACTCAATGTTCTCCCACCCCTAACTTATGACTCCAATGACCTCACCCTTGCATTTGCTAGGCTCCAGAAACAAACTGGTGGGCAGTTAGGGTATGATGATCATCATCATGATCTTGCTCTTATGGGGAACCCTAACAATACCCATTGTGATGTTCTTGGAAACCAGTGTGTCAACACTTGTGGAACTACTACTCCTGGCCTTCTTGATGCTCTGAGGACCAACTTTCTAGAAACCCCATCTGGGTATCATAATCTGTATTATGGGTTTGGTAATGGAGGCATGGGAGGAGAGGTGGAAAATGGTGGAGTTGGTGGTGAGCATATGGTTCTGCCATATGAAGAAATGAGTGGTGCAACTACTACAGCAGTGACAGTAACCACAATGAAGCAAGAGTTGTGCCATGGGAGGGAAGGTGAGAATAGGGTTCTGTGGGGGTTTCCATGGCAGCAGCTCAACCCAGATGGGAGCATGGGTGAAGTTGATTCAGGAAGAGAGAGCTGGAATGGACTTGCTTCATCCTGGCATGGGCTTCTCAACAGTCCTCTCATGTGA